Within Telopea speciosissima isolate NSW1024214 ecotype Mountain lineage chromosome 8, Tspe_v1, whole genome shotgun sequence, the genomic segment TTACGTCCATAATCTTCCATCTTATGAAAACTACAACCAACTTAGTTTTCCCATTATCACGACAATTGAGAAGTGTGAACTCTTCTGAActtggttttaaaaaatgatatcaGATCAACCAGATTAGCCGATGTCTATCATTATTGATATGGGCTGATATCGATTCTTGGCCGATCATGGGCCGAGATCGGGATCGATTCTTGGATTGGTTATCAATTCCTAGATTGGTTATCAATCTAGCTCAGTCAATTCGACCTGATCCAGTTCACTTTACAttaaaacccaatttttttaGGACAAAAAATGCAGTCTTCGTTCCAGTTCTTAGATCTCCTTCTTGTTGGGATTCAACCACTAATCTGGTTACCTGAATGTGCAACGGAATTGGGATTGAgtattttacctttgtattCAAGTTTGAGATCTCTTCCCATAACAAAAAATTAAACGGGAAACATAGGTTACCTAAGAACCTCAAGTGTAGTTCCTCCTCTATATAATAGTTCTTTCACATTTGAGCAGCAATGAGATTTGAATAtgtttttctacaaaaaaaaaaaaaaaaaaagatttgaatATGTTTCAActtttgaattttcaaatcaaaacaaacaatCAACTCGAACTATCACAAACAATTTGATATTCAAAACCGCGAGCACCACACCACAATCACACTTTGTCCTTATGTTATttcaatatttttcaaaaataagttgaaagtgacatCTCATTAGCTTATGGACCAAGTATCCTCTtatggatggaggaaaactttatccttatGTTATTATCACAAGATATCATTGTCATACATATTTTTAAGTATGCATGGAAAATGATATTATTATCCTCATAGAAAACTAATTATATAACATatcaagaagataaaaaaaaataaaaaaatatttcagattaTTTTACACTTTGAGGAGTGtaataagaaaatcaaatttcaaataatttttatgaataaaataaagaacaatcaaaagaagaattCAAATTTTCACCAACACTTTGATGACAACAAGCTCCACTATAATTTATTAAgacaaaatagaataaaaacgtaacaaacaaacaaaaaaaactccTCTTTCCACCGTTTTTGCTATCCAAATTCCATCCATGAGGAATTGAGGATTGAGAACGGAAGACCacgacccatttgacttaataATTGTACTTAATTAGTGATAACTGATAATTATAATATCTTTCGACCGACTTAACAATAAAATCCTTCGCTCGTCGCCCCAGTTCTATCACCAATTGGAGGAGTCCACTAGTAGGCTTTGGCCTTCGGGTGGTGACCCCATCAGCCCATCACCATTCAAGGCTATCAGTTTATGCTTTATTGACACGTGCGTCTCTAGTCGTCATATCCCAACTGGATAGGGTAAGAAGGCGTCAAGGCTCAGGCCAAATCCATCTACGTCACTGTAGACAACGGACGCTTATTCTAGCAACACGTTTCCAATCCTGGGTGTCCATTACTTTCACCGAGTTAGCGTTAttaattgcttttatttttttttagaatttggggagaagaaataaaagaattaaataaagaaggttTGCTTTGATTGACTGTAAACTTTTTAATTAATCCATGTTATATTTCCCTTCGAAGCTTGattctataaataaagaagcAAGTTTTAGGTCCTGCTCCCAAACCTAATTTCGCTCTTGGGTCGATAGCTTTTGTGACTTTCGACGTGTTCTACATCAACAATTTGGTGCACTTGGGAGTTGGGATTCATCATTTGAATATTTGAttgattttattaaattttttttttttgaggggtgggaaccggggggggggtggggttctATGTGGGGAGCGCCAGGCAGCAAATGAGAAAGCACACTGGCATCTTAGTGGTGGGATTTCTATCTGTCATAGGGGTGGTATGATCATTTCACCCTCACAGTGTCTGGGCGTGCCTTCTGCCTTCCCCATAGAtaacatttttttcttatttaattgGAAAAATATCATCTCCCTCCCCTCAAAATTTCTttaatatcaacccaatacctaagttttgaaaaatgataatgctcTCCCCTATTTTTTAAAGATTATATCAATCATATCTTAACCGTTCAAAAAcaccattaagtgatgatgtggcatgttcaatttttctaaaaccccagaTTGCCTTTAATCTAATTTATTTTCAAAGTTTACCCTCATCAATCCCAAAACCCCTTTTATAGGTTTACCCTTCATCGTTCACcccaatcaaaacccctttttcATTGCTTTTCCCCCAAAATCAAAACGGCTTTTTCATCGTTTTCTCCCAAAATCAAAACCTCTTTTTCATttcttaatcttcttcttcttcttcctcacacgcCTCACACCTGCAACATCAAAACGACTAACACCACCGCcgatcctcttcttcttcgtcttcttctgcCAGCACCACCTTCATAGCACCAGAGCCAGCACCAGTACCATCATAGCACCAGCTccagcatcaccaccatcatAGCACCAACGCCAGTACCACCACACTGCCGCCgccgatcttcttcttctcttttgtgaAACCCCTCTGCTGCTTTCATCATCTAAAtgtaatcaaaacccctttttttgtttctgtatcAACCCCTCCGAAGGCTGGACTGGGTATGTGCACGTCGGGATGCGTGTAGGTACATATCCCGATCCGATTCACCGTAGTTGTTCTCTGCCTCCACTGTCGACTGTGTTCTTCTACTCTTGCtcttgttcccccccccccccccaaaaaaaaacactccgGTATCATCGACCTAGCGAAACCAATTCTAGTGGAAAGATGGGCCGTTTCATctaaagaatggaaaaaaatttctgGTAGATCAATTGCTTCTTTAGCGTTGTAAATTACAAACATTACTTCAAGTAGAATACTTGTTTCTTGTCTGTCGATAACAAATGCAAACGAATCACTCAATCAGAGTATTCAAATTGGGAAATTGTGTTGGTCGATGCTGAATTGTTGGAATTAAATTGTATTGGACCAGGCGAGTCAATTTCAGTTATACAGAGCATCCGAAGCTTTTATGTGAATGAAAGCTTTTCAGTGGGAGTCAGTGAGTAAGAGGACGATAGAGCAACTGGGTTATGAGATGAGGGATATCTGAGCAAACCCGACCTGTTGAGAGGTTACCCATCTCAACAATTTTTTTGAGGATTCGAAACTTGGCTTTGCTTATTAGAGCTCACTGACGGGTGAGGgatcaatttctgagaataccCATCTCTTTAGATTGTTCAATTCAAACAATCTTATTAATGTCTATAATTgtatcaacatcatcatcttctttatttttttgaggaagaagaagaagaagatacataaacgaaaaaaggggttttgattttggaggaaaatgatgaaaattgagttttgattttgggggaaaaacaatgaaaaaggggttttgattcGGGGGTGAAAAACGATGaagggtaaaactgtaaaaggggttttgggattggtgagggtaaaaatgaaaataaattaaattaaaggtAATCTGAGATTTTAGAAAAATTGGATATGCCATACTATCACTTAATGGCGTTTTTTTAATGGTTAGGGTatggttgatataatctttaaaAAATGGGGGAGGGcattattatttttcaaaacttgggtattgagttgatattaaggaaacttagaggaGAGGAGGATGATATTTTTCCTATttaatttaatgaaaaaaaaatcaccttGGTCAATTGCAGCGTGCACCCAATCACAACTTCCCCTAAAATGATAGTCTCATcttctataaataaaaaattccctTTGTTGATGTCTTTGtatctgcctttttttttttttggtaagatccTTGTACCTCCTTTCATTGGCACCACTGCGgggaccatgcaaccaagcaacattattctttcattttatttaataaaaaaaattatataaatgaTATTTTTATAATAGTATTTagaatttaaaatttataatattcttttgtctcttgttttattttcattagttttttAACAATCACAGATACAAGAGGGGTTTTAAAATTATTGGAAAATAATTTatcattatattatttttaaaaaaaattattattttgtataATATATAGAGTTTCGTATTTAAGAAACCatgggttctttttttttttctcttttctagtaATAAAACATTTATTTAGAAAGGAGTGAGGGGCGCATGGAATCCTTGTTACAGACATGACTAGTCATGGAGAGGAAATGAGCCATAGTGTATTACACTCGAGTGACACTGCCATCCGGGCCAAGGTATCAGCTATGGGTTCTTAAGGTTGtcatttttattcaaaaaataaaagaaaatcacaGCCAAATCATATAGAGGTTCACATCACCTTGGATGAAAGAGATTTTCTCTTCAGCTTTGGGTGATTAAAATCTTTCtcctggagagagagagtgtgtgtgaaCTCGTTTTTGGCACATAAAGTCGTCATCAGTCATTCATTCAATTCCTCTTTCTTTAAGGGTCCCACGATTCGTACCGTTTagacggtttttttttttaatttttaaaaaatgtttGGACGGAAATCGGAATTCCTTGAAACGAGTTATTAATCCAAGGATCCTTTCTTTCAGTCCCCTCATTCGTTTGGGAAATCGTGCCCGCAAGTCTAGCCGTCTGGGATAGCCTGGATCTCGATCTTCTACTTCTATGtgattaaattattattatattagtatttgattaattaattCGGTTCGGTCTTtatctgttcattttttttaataaaaacaaagaagcaAGCGAAAGGACCACTTCCACGGGCGTTTTCAGGAATTTGGAGGTTTTTTTGGAGTGTTTGATATTGATATAAATATGTACGGAGGAGTAGGAATTCCTTGGAATGATCCACACAAACCCCACAACAAAACTGAGACCACCCACTGCCGCTTCTATCGTCCATTACCATTACCATTACCATTACCACCACGCCTTAAACAACCCAACAACGACCCCTttactctttcttcttcttcttttgtcttcACTATTCTCTCCGTTTCTGGATTCGAAAATATCACTGACGCAGAGACTTTGTTATCTTCCTCTAATTGGCAAGAATTCTTGGAATAATAAATCTTATTCCATTTTGCGATCggtcttttttttgttttttcttctttgttggaGTTCGAGTTTGGGCAAGCTCAAATAttcatacatacatacatacgtACCAGTTTTTTATGgcttcagaagagaccatgaaCATCCTCCAGCTCCACTCGTCTACGCTCAAACTGGGAGATGAAGACGAAATCGAAGATTGTAATGACGAGGACGATCATCACCGTCACTCCTCCCACTCCCACTACTTGTCCAGGCTATCCCTGTGTGCCACCAGCGGCAAACCTCCCACTTTCACTCCCAACTTGtacgatgatgatgataatgatgacgATGATGGTTTTGGTGTTGGTGTTGACATCACTGACATGGGGTTGGACATGGCGAGATTGTCGATCGAAGGCGAAGGCGAAGGCGAAGGAGAAGGCTCCTCCGAGGAGGACGCCGATGTAGAACTCTCGGACGGCAAAGAAGGACGGAATAAAGGAGTTCCAATTCCCATCGGGATGTCGGACTCCGAAGACAAGGAAACGTGCTGTTACTCTTTGCCAGCCACCCCGCCCAGGGTTAGAAGGAGGAGGGCTCGTCCATGTGGGTATGGCTCTGGGAATCTTTTGGCGATGGGTTTGAAAGAGTACGCCAGCGAGAACGAAGCGCAGAggaggaccaccaccaccacttacaccaccgccaccatgaggaggaggaggaggagctggTTTAGGAAGACGACTAGTTCTACTTACTgttgttcttctccttcttcttcctcttcttcctggACGAGGAGGAGATTGGCAGGGTCGGCGatgagagacagagacagagacagagacaaaGCATGGGATGAGAAGAACAACCACCCCCACAAGTACGGCAACATCAAGGccgaggaagaggaggaggatggGGGGAGCGAGTGCGTGGTGATAACGAGGCCCAAGGGTGGGGCGAGATCCTTGTGTATGGACTTGGAGGAAGTGAAGGCCTGTCGGGATCTTGGGTTTGAGCTGGACCACGagaggatgatgatggtggaCAACCCCACCCCTGGTCGGATCTCCATATCCGTGCCTGCCGCCTCCACTATCGACTTCGACACTAGCAGCGGTGGCAACTCCCCTATCGCTAATTGGAGAATCTCCAGTCCCGGTGAGTTACCTCAAGAACACTACCAGAATAGAATCTAGAGTTTAATAGATAACACGTCTCTCGTCtccattttctttaatttgtttATTAGTTCCTCCTCCAATTTCATTCTTCGCACTAATTAAATTAGGAATTCTGGGCTGAAGCTTAAATAAATGATCGATCATCTAGGACCAGCACAGGGAGAACTGGTACTGATACTACTATTATATCTATCAGAGTACCACTCCTAGCTAGTAAGTAGTATACTCTGCCGAAGATGAAAGAAGCTAGGAATTGAATTAAAGCCATGGTTATGAATCCCCTCAAGACTCAAGCCAGCCGTTAATCCTACTATTTATTCGGCGGTGCAAGAGAATTATCAGTAAACCCTGGTAGCCATCAAATgtcaatatatataaattttaatTGGTAGCCACGACGAAAGatgatcatcttcttctttttgagtCCCAAAGTATTAAGTatatcattaattaattaataagccATAAACGTTTTTTGTGAATTTATGAGAGTTCATGATGCCCGAGATTGATTGATGTTCCACTTTTTTTCTGATTTCAGGAGATGACCCACGGGATGTTAAGGCTCGGCTCAAGGTATGGGCACAGGCGGTGGCGCTAGCGTCTACATCTGGTCACGGTccctaactctctctctcttggtaaACGGTGCAGTCTGCAGATGGTCCATTCTCTATTTTTGGGtgttaaattttgttttttccccttcccttccccccacccccccccctcccttttttgttctttgggtatgtgtgtcttcttcttcttcttcttcttcttttttattgtaattatatgaactttcaaataaaaaaaccgATTGGTGAATGAATGGATCGAGACAAGTGAGAGGGGTTTGGTTTTAGTATTCCTAGGTAAGGTAATGCTTCAAAAAATTCgtacaaaaaaatatatgacaTAACAAGTGAGAAGTAGGACatttattttggggggggggggggtaaaataGTGAGCAGTACTacgagtccggatcctctcccCTATCCTCTCCGACCACATTGAGATGTAAATTAATGGATAGTTAACTTtcattctcttattttttttttttattctctctttctgtttTAGGAATTCTGAGATGAAATAGGTAATTAAGATAGAGTCTAAGGAATCTAATCTCAAATCTTTCTCTCCCACACATATTTTGTGCAAAAGAATCCTGTAACTCACATtggtttctcttctttatctcttttacATCCCTTGCGCTTGTGTGTTTGTATTTTGCAAAATACGTTGTAAGTGTTGCATCAACCAATTTGGATCCCCTACGGTGCGCTACCCGTCCTGTGTCATGTTGTGCAGACACAAGTCACACGCAATGACCACTTTACCCCTGCCTACGGCTTTGTGCCTGCGCAGGACAGGCAGCGTGCCATAGAGGATCTAGATCTTGCATCAACTGTAGAGTGAATTGAGGCCAAAGTCAGAATCGGATCGGCCAATTCGTATTAGTATCGGTATCGTCTAATTCGCATCAGTATCAGTTGAGACCAATACTACTTCCTGGCCGATCCCGTCTCAGTGGATCAATACAGACAAGGgtgaaaatttaaattaaaaaatatatatttttttagaaaaaacaaGGGTCAAACGTAACCGATCTGGATTGGTAGAGACCAATGtcgattactaaaacccatggttttagtgcatggtattggtcacttgcaaaaccaatatgataccACTACGGTGTCGACAAGGATCAACCATAtctgacaaaattgcccttgatTTCCCTTTAAAAGAAGATATTTAACTGTTTTAACCCTTGTTCGTACCGTATCACTAATACAATATCGACACAATATCTAGATCGACCACAATCGAAACCATTATATATCGTCCCGATACAAacgatatgatactgatacgTATCGTGGACTATGTGATAATATCTAATACCATGTTAAACAATCTAGTCAAAACTTTCAAATTTAACTTTCActactacccaaaaaaaaaaaaaaaaaaaaaaaaaaaaactttacaaGATTTTGTAGTTAAAATTTTAACACGGCTGGACCATatcttaattattatttttcacttttcaactcaatcatgatttatgaattccttaaaaaaaaggagaaaaaaaaaaaaatagagatgaaAGTCAACTCTCCGTTAATTGTCATCAACTGTGGCATTAGGAGAAGGTCATTAGAGAAGAATCCCCTTCAATGTGATTGGAGAGGATCCATACTACATCAAAGATTACTTTTCTTGTTGCATTAATTAACTCGCCGTTGCATTAATCTTTGAAGAAGCCACCAAGTAAATAGTGTAAATACCCAACAACTCGAAGTCATCGCCTCATATCCCTATTAATGATTTTATGAACAGGAAAAAGATCTAAatggtttttttaaatttttatcacataatttttttggggtaaattacatgtcaccccttgatttttgaaaaaactcaaatctcctcctctacaataacggtgttagtctgctgttagttattggtgtgaaatagactattttacccttgtactaaaacattagaattaaatttacaatactacccttccttcatcttcaacattggtcaaggatagtttagagatttaaatttttttaattgactgacatcatcacttaacagcataaaactaacagtagagactaatttatcatattggggtctaaaccaggaggtaatttgagttttttcaaaaatcagagggtgatctgagtttcgtttgaaaaccaggaggtgatgtgtaatttaccctatttgATATGTTTTTATGATGATTTGTGTATAGGGAGTATAACTTCAGTAAAAATATGACTAATAATGATAAGAAACTGATCGAATGCAGAACGgtgcttggggggggggggggaggagagctTTTCATGCCACCTTTTTCTAATTGGGGATTTGAAGCActtccccccaccccaccccaagtAGAGAACCTAATTTGGAGATATCTGACATACCCACCAATAGCTAAAGTGCAACCCTACATTAAGTGTGCAAGCAGCTTGCCTATCACCATCTTTTGCAGCCACAGGCCTTAGTAACCACCAAGTGTTTTTTGAATGATACATAATTGTTTAAAATAAATAGGGGAGAAGCCATAGAAAACCAATCAATTATTTCTTACTTGTTTGAATATCAGATTGTGACAGGTCTTGTCACAAGGATATGGACAGTCGATTGCCTTAACTCCTTCCCGGTCAAAATACCAGTCACCAACAGATTGTGCAATCCCCTGCATATAATTACCAAGATCACAATGAGATAGGTTGAAAGAAACTAAATTGCTTCCAAGACAAAATGGGCAAAGAGAAATATAAAATGTTGGCTTCAACCCATACCAGTAGTTACATTTATAAAAGGTGCTACCATGTCCCTATAACTTTCAATAATTATGCTATTTATCTATTTCTAAATAACTAGATCCAATAAACTGTGGGTTGCCATTATTGATTGCTCACAATTTATAactcatataaaaaaaaaaatatgagactACATTCATATGGTTTTCCAAAATCTGCTTGCAAGGTTATGAGGTTGAATATCATAGGGAGCCCTGAGGCATATCCACCTCACAATGAATCCTTAGTATgccttaaaataaaaatattttaaaagtcACATGTTTTCTTACTATCATCTTTCCAGACCTATTAATCTATATCTTtgctttccctttttttcttacACCCACCTTtgcaaaaaataaattcaacTAAGGCCACAAGTGAAGACTAATGAGAGATTCAGTTAgattgggcatgccttgttcccCATAAGGGGTGAATCATCAGCGAACCATGTATCCTGTCTTTCACTCTGGCAGTGAGCAAAACATGAATTTATGAACAAACCATTTCCCCTGGACATTGAGAAGCTTTTTACAGCATTGAGCATTTGGTTCCTGAAGCCTGCTTCATCACATATAAAtgttaaaattaaaattgcagTAACTTCATATTGCATTACAAGTTCGGCTGCAATTGAGATTCAAGAAACCACCTTGGAGAAATCGTATCTGTGATGCAGTACAGTGTGCATGATTCAATTTACATTCATGCCAATAACCATTCGGGTCAGCTGATGGTGGAGCTAAACTGGCTTGGAGCTGATGAAAGTGAAAGCAATCAGAATTTCTAAACTTATTAGTCAACTGGGTTATCTGATTATTATTTAGTATTTACATGAAAACAATACCCGAATATGTGCCACCACAAGAAAGAGcttatttttctaaaaaatccTACGCAAGAAACTTCATATTTCTAAATGGAACATCCTCCAGGTGGTCACATCCAAATGATAAATGCACATGCTCCACCCCCACTCcaaatttttcattaaaatacaGCAGCTTGTTAGGATGAAGCCCAACTGCATGACAGTCTTTTCTGGGCCAATTGGCTAATTTGGATAGTGGCAAGGACTGCCAATGATCAAAGCTAGCTTGGCTTGATTGGGAGGAACTTGAGCTTCATTTTCTGGCTTGTGAGATGAGCCCAAGCTGTGGTTTGTTCAAGCTCATGTATCACCATGTCTGATTACTATGTTTGACAAATAGTAACAAGCtattttaatattaatatttgttGATTTATTATGAGCTGAGGGCTTTAACCTATTGGCGTCATGGACTTAGAATCTAATTAACTAAATATGTCCACTGGAATTAAGAAAATGAGCTGTGAGCCATGCCAAGAGGTTGAAGCTGAAGCTGAGCTGCACAAACTTGACTCAACTCAAGCCAATTTGCAACCCAAATTAGGCAGACCATAGAGATGCCCAAAAAGTTAATGTTGCTGACTTCTTTGCATTTGCAAATGTGAGCAGAGGAttgagaaaaaccaaaaaaaattcaagctACAATGTGATGGTAATAAATCCTGCTATTTATTTTATCAATAAATGAATTGAAATTTAACTgattaaagaaacaaaaatttacCTGCCATGCATCATAGGCTCCATTTAGGAGAAAAAGTGGTGTCTTAATGTTGGCGATTAAGTTTTGAGGAAAGAAGCACTGAAATGGGAAAAACAGGGACGACACAAGAATAATTAATAGACCAACTTAGCCAACCCCAAACACACCctccaaaccaagaaaaaaagtgacacaGAAGACTTATAATTaatgtattttctttgattccctTCTAAACATGAATTTGCTGTaaatcaagaaaaataaaaggattaCCGAAGTCGGATCCATGCGGTTAGTACAAGTCCGTGGCAGGTTCTTTTGCACACCCTGTGATGATCATACAAACTTCCATAAGCATGTGTAAACCATATCAAATATGCAATCCAGCTAGtcaatcaaaatttgaaatttatccCATTAATTACTCAACAAAATTTTCCACATTAAGTTTCAAGTGCTCAAAAAAGTTTTGTATATGCTTGATTATTTTAAACGAGCTTAATCCAACATGATTAATTAAATCAGAAAATTTGCTGCCCAACAATGTGTACAAAGAATTACACACATGTCCCTAGACCCTAATACCTACACTGAATCTTACATCTTCTTTTAATAAGTCAATTTTATTAATGGTAAGGGAAAAGGCCCTTCCAAAAAGGCAATacaaattgaaaccaaa encodes:
- the LOC122672579 gene encoding uncharacterized protein LOC122672579, with the translated sequence MASEETMNILQLHSSTLKLGDEDEIEDCNDEDDHHRHSSHSHYLSRLSLCATSGKPPTFTPNLYDDDDNDDDDGFGVGVDITDMGLDMARLSIEGEGEGEGEGSSEEDADVELSDGKEGRNKGVPIPIGMSDSEDKETCCYSLPATPPRVRRRRARPCGYGSGNLLAMGLKEKTTSSTYCCSSPSSSSSSWTRRRLAGSAMRDRDRDRDKAWDEKNNHPHKYGNIKAEEEEEDGGSECVVITRPKGGARSLCMDLEEVKACRDLGFELDHERMMMVDNPTPGRISISVPAASTIDFDTSSGGNSPIANWRISSPGDDPRDVKARLKVWAQAVALASTSGHGP